Proteins from a genomic interval of Watersipora subatra chromosome 10, tzWatSuba1.1, whole genome shotgun sequence:
- the LOC137406694 gene encoding uncharacterized protein, translated as MPVGNLQEFRPDVEDWSTYKTRLTSWMVINDITTADKKKASLIAVLGGEAVQLLINLCSPDRLDDQSYAQCVTLLDGHYGRRNEVAEAYVFDTRTQSATESIPEFVLALKRLSTHCNFGPSDQLKQKLRNRLVAGVRSDAIRQALIREGPTLTWDAAVTLASQMDDYQSSAMAQQSNNPTTEIKATQSGRKGPAAQRFQVPQNSAPGLGLPATKAKYLTSKCWRCGKSNHSADQCRFRDATCHNCGRLGHIKPMCTRKRAKANTT; from the coding sequence ATGCCTGTTGGAAATTTGCAAGAATTTAGACCCGATGTTGAGGACTGGTCTACCTATAAAACGAGGCTTACCTCTTGGATGGTTATAAACGATATTACGACGGCTGATAAGAAGAAGGCGTCTTTGATTGCTGTACTGGGCGGTGAGGCGGTACAGCTACTGATCAACCTTTGTTCACCTGATCGTCTTGATGATCAGTCGTATGCCCAGTGTGTGACTTTGCTTGATGGACATTATGGTCGTAGAAACGAGGTAGCCGAGGCCTATGTTTTCGACACTCGCACACAGTCTGCTACTGAGTCAATCCCGGAGTTTGTTTTGGCGTTGAAGAGGCTCTCAACGCACTGTAACTTTGGCCCATCTGACCAACTGAAGCAGAAGTTGCGAAATAGGCTTGTGGCAGGGGTGAGGTCTGACGCTATTCGTCAAGCCCTAATCAGAGAGGGGCCAACTTTGACATGGGATGCGGCAGTCACTTTGGCCTCACAGATGGATGACTACCAGTCAAGCGCAATGGCTCAGCAGTCCAACAACCCTACGACAGAAATCAAAGCAACTCAGTCTGGCAGGAAAGGTCCAGCTGCTCAGAGGTTCCAGGTCCCCCAAAATTCAGCCCCTGGCCTGGGACTACCAGCAACCAAAGCTAAGTATCTTACTTCAAAATGTTGGAGATGTGGAAAATCCAATCATTCAGCTGACCAATGCAGGTTTCGAGATGCTACTTGCCACAACTGTGGTCGACTCGGCCATATTAAGCCTATGTGCACCAGGAAACGAGCTAAAGCCAATACAACTTAA